In a single window of the Amycolatopsis sp. cg5 genome:
- a CDS encoding rhodanese-like domain-containing protein, which translates to MENVVSPAEIPAVNIADLPSDGVLLDVREDDEWQAGHAPKAVHIPLGELPSRVGELADLPEGPVYVVCRSGGRSARATAWLNASGWDAVNVSGGMKEWDAEGRDVVGESGGEPEIL; encoded by the coding sequence ATGGAGAACGTGGTGAGCCCTGCAGAAATCCCGGCCGTGAACATCGCCGACCTGCCGTCCGACGGCGTGCTCCTCGACGTGCGCGAGGACGACGAATGGCAGGCCGGGCACGCGCCCAAGGCCGTGCACATCCCGCTCGGCGAGCTGCCGTCGAGGGTCGGTGAACTGGCCGACCTGCCCGAGGGCCCGGTGTACGTGGTCTGCCGCAGCGGCGGCCGGTCCGCGCGCGCGACCGCCTGGCTCAACGCCAGCGGCTGGGACGCGGTCAACGTCTCGGGCGGTATGAAGGAATGGGACGCCGAAGGCCGCGACGTCGTCGGCGAGTCCGGCGGCGAGCCGGAGATCCTCTAG
- a CDS encoding sensor histidine kinase codes for MDAVSGLPIAQIIPWGVALLLAVLVVVLLIKSRRPGNVVDDAVLEAVHGLSKATPDLREGLDEEAADKITTQLLEMLKCVAVGITDSEGTLLSWDGEANDHYVDLVDAIGNAIRKHRREVVQHDRMPCNHRGTCKMRTAVIVPLIVEGETEAALIVVGRTRGRLIQMADAVAHFVCTQFELARLEESKHQLQQAEIKALRAQISPHFVYNALNTISSLIRTDPEEARELLQDFADFTRYSFRTSGMFTSLAEELRNIDRYLTIENARFGGRLTVRLKIAPEVLSVVVPFLIIQPLVENAVKHGLASKPGGGTVTVIAQDYGAEALISVEDDGIGMDPSRLAELRSSHRTGAHVGLGNINQRMQQVFGSDYALMVETAPGAGMKVTLRVPKFVPGVRPNLPDYSAEVPEQESRDADEFSGSRSGMLDAS; via the coding sequence ATTGACGCCGTGTCCGGGTTGCCGATCGCGCAGATCATCCCGTGGGGAGTCGCGCTACTGCTCGCTGTCCTGGTCGTGGTGCTGCTGATCAAGTCGCGACGGCCGGGGAACGTGGTCGACGACGCGGTGCTCGAAGCCGTCCACGGCCTGTCGAAGGCGACGCCCGATCTCCGCGAGGGGCTCGACGAGGAAGCCGCCGACAAGATCACCACGCAGCTGCTGGAAATGCTCAAGTGCGTCGCCGTCGGCATCACCGACAGCGAGGGCACGCTGCTTTCCTGGGACGGCGAAGCCAACGATCACTATGTCGACCTGGTCGACGCCATCGGCAACGCGATCCGCAAGCACCGCCGCGAGGTCGTGCAGCACGACCGCATGCCGTGCAACCACCGTGGCACGTGCAAGATGCGCACCGCGGTGATCGTGCCGCTGATCGTCGAAGGCGAGACCGAGGCCGCGCTGATCGTGGTCGGCCGGACCCGGGGCCGCCTGATCCAGATGGCCGACGCGGTCGCGCACTTCGTGTGCACGCAGTTCGAGCTGGCGCGGCTGGAGGAGTCCAAGCACCAGCTGCAGCAGGCCGAGATCAAGGCGCTGCGCGCGCAGATCTCGCCGCACTTCGTCTACAACGCGCTCAACACCATCTCCTCGCTGATCCGCACGGATCCCGAAGAGGCGCGCGAGCTGCTGCAGGACTTCGCCGACTTCACGCGCTACTCGTTCCGCACCTCGGGCATGTTCACCTCGCTCGCCGAGGAGCTGCGCAACATCGACCGGTACCTGACCATCGAAAACGCCCGCTTCGGCGGACGGCTGACCGTGCGCCTGAAGATCGCGCCGGAGGTGCTCAGCGTGGTCGTGCCGTTCCTGATCATCCAGCCGCTGGTGGAGAACGCCGTCAAGCACGGCCTCGCGAGCAAGCCGGGCGGCGGCACGGTGACGGTCATCGCGCAGGACTACGGCGCCGAGGCGCTGATCAGCGTCGAGGACGACGGCATCGGCATGGACCCGTCGCGGCTGGCCGAGCTGCGCAGCTCGCACCGGACCGGCGCGCACGTCGGGCTCGGCAACATCAACCAGCGGATGCAGCAGGTGTTCGGCAGCGACTACGCGCTGATGGTCGAGACGGCGCCCGGCGCGGGCATGAAGGTCACGCTGCGGGTGCCCAAGTTCGTGCCCGGTGTGCGGCCCAACCTGCCTGACTACTCGGCAGAGGTGCCCGAGCAGGAGTCGCGTGACGCGGACGAATTCAGCGGCTCGCGAAGCGGCATGCTCGACGCGTCCTGA
- a CDS encoding DUF485 domain-containing protein — MSTEHDLNDDTEWERIQASPEFVELRRRLRSFVFPVSALFLLWYLLYVLLADYAHEFMATKVVGNITVGLVLGLLQFVSTFLITWLYVRYANRKLDPVADELRAKIERGER, encoded by the coding sequence ATGAGCACGGAACACGACCTCAACGACGACACGGAGTGGGAACGGATTCAGGCCAGCCCTGAATTCGTCGAGCTACGCCGCAGATTGCGCAGTTTCGTCTTCCCCGTGTCCGCGCTCTTCCTGCTCTGGTACCTGCTTTACGTGCTGCTGGCCGATTACGCGCACGAGTTCATGGCCACCAAGGTCGTCGGCAACATCACCGTCGGCCTGGTGCTCGGCCTGCTGCAGTTCGTCTCGACCTTCCTCATCACCTGGCTGTACGTCCGCTATGCCAACCGCAAGCTCGATCCGGTCGCGGACGAACTGCGCGCGAAGATCGAACGGGGTGAGCGATGA
- a CDS encoding cation acetate symporter, with the protein MTLAAGVAGSNPALNIGIFGVFVVITLVIVFRASRNSKTASDYYAAGRAFSGPQNGIAISGDYLSAASFLGIAGAIAINGYDGFLYSIGFLVAWLIALLLVAELLRNTGKFTMGDVLAFRMKQRPVRAAAATSTLVVSFFYLLAQMAGAGGLVALLLGIEGKAGQALVIAVVGVVMIVYVLVGGMKGTTWVQIIKAALLIVGAFAMTVWVLGKYGFNLSSLLQSAVDKAGKGGEAILGPGKQYGKTGTTKLDFLSLGIALVLGTAGLPHVLMRFYTVPTAKDARRSVVWAIVLIGVFYLFTLVLGYGAGALVGPSTITGAPGGVNSAAPLLAQALGGPVLLGFIAAVAFATILAVVAGLTITASASFAHDVYANVIKKGKVENPDAEVKVARITALVIGAVAIAGGILANGQNIAFLVALAFAVAASANLPTILYSLFWKRFNTQGALWSIYGGLAVTIVLIVFSPAVSGKPVDPKTGKSASMIQGVDFHWFPLDNPGLVSIPVAFFLGWLGTVLSKEHNEKKYAEMEVRALTGAGAEKAVEH; encoded by the coding sequence ATGACTCTCGCGGCAGGTGTGGCGGGCAGCAACCCGGCGCTCAACATCGGCATCTTCGGCGTGTTCGTGGTGATCACCTTGGTGATCGTGTTCCGCGCCAGCCGCAACAGCAAGACCGCGTCGGACTACTACGCCGCAGGCCGCGCGTTCAGCGGCCCGCAGAACGGCATCGCCATCTCCGGCGACTACCTGTCCGCGGCCTCGTTCCTCGGCATCGCGGGCGCGATCGCGATCAACGGCTACGACGGCTTCCTGTACTCGATCGGCTTCCTCGTCGCCTGGCTCATCGCGCTGCTGCTCGTCGCGGAGCTGCTGCGCAACACGGGCAAGTTCACGATGGGCGACGTGCTGGCGTTCCGCATGAAGCAGCGCCCCGTGCGCGCCGCGGCGGCCACGTCGACGCTCGTCGTCTCGTTCTTCTACCTGCTCGCGCAGATGGCGGGCGCCGGCGGGCTGGTCGCGCTGCTGCTCGGCATCGAGGGCAAGGCGGGCCAGGCGCTGGTGATCGCCGTCGTCGGTGTCGTGATGATCGTGTACGTGCTGGTCGGCGGTATGAAGGGCACCACGTGGGTGCAGATCATCAAGGCCGCGCTGCTCATCGTCGGCGCGTTCGCGATGACCGTCTGGGTGCTCGGGAAGTACGGCTTCAACCTGTCGTCGCTGCTGCAGAGCGCCGTCGACAAGGCAGGCAAGGGCGGCGAGGCGATCCTCGGGCCTGGCAAGCAGTACGGCAAGACCGGCACGACCAAGCTGGACTTCCTCTCGCTCGGCATCGCGCTGGTGCTCGGCACCGCAGGACTGCCGCACGTCCTGATGCGCTTCTACACCGTGCCGACCGCGAAGGACGCACGCCGCTCGGTGGTCTGGGCGATCGTGTTGATCGGCGTGTTCTACCTGTTCACGCTGGTGCTCGGCTACGGCGCGGGCGCGCTGGTCGGGCCGTCGACGATCACCGGCGCACCCGGCGGGGTGAACTCCGCGGCGCCGCTGCTCGCGCAGGCACTCGGCGGGCCGGTGCTGCTCGGGTTCATCGCGGCGGTCGCGTTCGCGACGATCCTCGCGGTCGTCGCCGGGCTGACGATCACGGCGTCGGCCTCGTTCGCGCACGACGTCTACGCCAACGTCATCAAGAAGGGCAAGGTCGAGAACCCCGACGCCGAGGTGAAGGTCGCCAGGATCACCGCGCTGGTGATCGGCGCGGTCGCGATCGCCGGCGGCATCCTCGCCAACGGGCAGAACATCGCGTTCCTGGTCGCGCTGGCGTTCGCCGTGGCGGCGTCGGCGAACCTGCCGACGATCCTGTACTCGCTGTTCTGGAAACGGTTCAACACCCAAGGTGCGCTGTGGAGCATCTACGGCGGCCTGGCGGTGACGATCGTGCTGATCGTGTTCTCGCCCGCGGTGTCCGGCAAGCCGGTCGACCCGAAGACGGGCAAGAGCGCGTCGATGATCCAGGGCGTCGACTTCCACTGGTTCCCGCTCGACAACCCGGGCCTGGTGTCGATCCCGGTGGCGTTCTTCCTCGGCTGGCTGGGCACGGTCCTGTCGAAGGAGCACAACGAGAAGAAGTACGCGGAAATGGAGGTTCGCGCGTTGACCGGAGCTGGTGCCGAAAAAGCTGTGGAGCACTAG
- a CDS encoding cation acetate symporter yields the protein MQLNPWALTGIVLVAVATFYLGHRSSRFAVTTHDFLVARRTVRSRRNAAAISGEYLSAASFLGVAGIVLKEGADALWFPIGFTAGYLALMLFVAAPLRRSGAYTLPDFVEARLGSKSLRKFSTAFVVFIGILYMVPQLQGAGLTLATILPVPPWFGAVLVMFLVAFNVIAGGMRAITVVQAFQYWLKLFAIAAPTFVLCLVFVTGGSPGGTRGLGDPAPPVFLENTTVTVQADVMVSVTTRTTLEAHGTVDRGPADGEAIWAPDIKHSVNEGTRLVFKKGTPVPVISDAPTTNANWLRPSSGSVTDLAQTYSLIFALFLGTMGLPHVLVRFYTNPDGKAARRTTVHVLLLLGLFYLFPTLLGALSRMYVPELLVTGKTDAAVLRLPSAMLPGLPGQILGAVTAAGAFAAFLSSSSGLLVSVAGVVSTDVLPGRVRDFRVATGIVAIAPMALAVLLRPEDISLSVGMSFALAASTFSPLLVLGIWWRKLSWPGAMAGMVVGGGMVLAALVTNIVSGYTGGWAPWFVVQPALITVPAAFFTCWFVSRATKYGVPDDLNSVMLRLHAPDPLGFMRDRAVARFGQAEEKQDKAEKVEKPEKAKPATRGRHRK from the coding sequence GTGCAGCTGAACCCATGGGCGTTGACCGGCATCGTGCTGGTCGCCGTGGCGACCTTTTATCTCGGTCACCGCTCGTCCCGGTTCGCCGTCACCACCCATGACTTCCTCGTCGCGCGGCGCACCGTCCGGTCGCGCCGCAACGCCGCCGCGATCTCCGGCGAGTACCTCTCCGCCGCCTCTTTTCTCGGTGTCGCGGGCATCGTGCTCAAAGAGGGCGCGGACGCGCTGTGGTTCCCGATCGGCTTCACCGCGGGCTATCTGGCGCTGATGCTGTTCGTCGCCGCGCCGCTGCGGCGCTCCGGCGCGTACACGCTGCCCGACTTCGTCGAGGCGCGGCTCGGGTCGAAGTCGCTGCGCAAGTTCTCCACCGCGTTCGTGGTGTTCATCGGGATCCTTTACATGGTCCCGCAGCTGCAGGGCGCCGGGCTGACGCTCGCGACGATCCTGCCGGTGCCGCCGTGGTTCGGCGCGGTGCTGGTGATGTTCCTGGTCGCGTTCAACGTGATCGCGGGCGGCATGCGGGCGATCACCGTGGTGCAGGCGTTCCAGTACTGGCTCAAGCTGTTCGCCATCGCGGCGCCGACGTTCGTGCTGTGCCTGGTGTTCGTCACCGGCGGCAGTCCCGGCGGCACACGCGGGCTCGGCGACCCGGCGCCGCCGGTGTTCCTCGAGAACACCACGGTCACCGTGCAGGCCGACGTCATGGTCAGCGTCACCACGCGGACCACGCTCGAAGCACACGGAACGGTCGACCGAGGGCCCGCCGACGGCGAGGCGATTTGGGCGCCGGACATCAAGCACTCGGTGAACGAGGGCACCAGGCTGGTGTTCAAGAAGGGCACGCCGGTCCCGGTGATCAGCGACGCCCCGACGACCAACGCGAACTGGCTGCGGCCGAGTTCGGGCAGCGTCACAGATCTGGCGCAGACGTACTCGCTGATCTTCGCGCTCTTCCTCGGCACCATGGGCCTGCCGCACGTGCTGGTCCGCTTCTACACGAACCCGGACGGCAAGGCCGCGCGCCGCACGACCGTCCATGTGCTGCTGCTGCTCGGGCTGTTCTACCTGTTCCCGACGCTGCTGGGCGCGCTGTCGCGGATGTACGTGCCGGAGCTGCTGGTCACCGGCAAGACCGACGCGGCCGTACTGCGGCTGCCGTCGGCGATGCTGCCGGGACTGCCTGGTCAGATCCTTGGCGCGGTGACGGCGGCAGGCGCGTTCGCGGCGTTCCTGTCCAGCTCCTCGGGGCTGCTGGTGAGTGTGGCCGGTGTCGTTTCGACCGACGTGCTGCCCGGCCGGGTGCGTGACTTCCGGGTCGCGACCGGGATCGTGGCGATCGCGCCGATGGCGCTGGCGGTGCTGCTGCGGCCGGAGGACATCTCGCTTTCGGTGGGCATGTCGTTCGCGCTGGCCGCGTCGACGTTCTCGCCGCTGCTCGTGCTCGGCATCTGGTGGCGCAAGCTCAGCTGGCCCGGCGCGATGGCCGGCATGGTGGTCGGCGGCGGGATGGTGCTGGCCGCGCTGGTGACGAACATCGTGAGCGGGTACACCGGCGGCTGGGCGCCGTGGTTCGTCGTCCAGCCAGCGTTGATCACGGTCCCCGCCGCCTTCTTCACATGCTGGTTCGTGAGCCGGGCGACCAAATACGGCGTCCCGGACGACCTCAACAGTGTCATGTTGCGATTGCACGCGCCTGATCCACTCGGTTTCATGCGTGACCGCGCGGTGGCCCGGTTCGGCCAGGCGGAAGAGAAGCAGGACAAGGCCGAGAAGGTCGAAAAGCCGGAGAAGGCCAAACCCGCGACTCGGGGCAGGCACCGCAAGTAA
- a CDS encoding glycoside hydrolase family 16 protein, with protein MFADDFNGGANTLPSGANWIIDTGHSYPGGPGNWGTGEIQNYTNSTSNLSLDGSGNLRITPLRDGAGNWTSARIETQRLDFKPPAGGVMRIESRIQMPNVTGAAALGYWPAFWALGGPYRGNNWNWPAIGEFDIMENVNGINSVWGVLHCGVNPGGPCNETTGIVNNRACPGATCQAGFHTYRFEWDASTSPQVFRWFVDGQQFHSVSQNQLDAGTWNAMTSHAGYFVLLNVAIGGAFPNNNSGTTTPGPGIVPGRPMVVDYVTVTTKGSGGTTNPTTPTTPTTPTGPGGGDAYGTIQAESYTQSAGVAKQTTSDTGGGQNIGPLGNGDWAMYPNVAFGSSAAHQFQARVASGAGGGVSGLVEVRLDSLSSAPVGSFAVANTGGWQSWRTVPANISAITGTHNVYLTFTSGQPADYVSVNWFTFAH; from the coding sequence GTGTTCGCCGACGACTTCAACGGCGGTGCGAACACGCTGCCGTCCGGCGCGAACTGGATCATCGACACCGGACACTCCTACCCCGGCGGCCCGGGGAACTGGGGCACCGGCGAGATCCAGAACTACACCAACAGCACGAGCAACCTGTCGCTCGACGGCTCCGGCAATCTGCGCATCACGCCGCTGCGCGACGGCGCCGGAAACTGGACGTCGGCGCGTATCGAGACGCAGCGGCTCGACTTCAAGCCGCCCGCCGGCGGCGTGATGCGGATCGAAAGCCGCATCCAGATGCCGAACGTCACCGGCGCCGCCGCGCTCGGCTACTGGCCCGCGTTCTGGGCGCTCGGCGGCCCGTACCGCGGCAACAACTGGAATTGGCCCGCCATCGGCGAATTCGACATCATGGAGAACGTCAACGGGATCAACTCGGTCTGGGGTGTGCTGCACTGCGGCGTGAACCCCGGCGGCCCGTGCAACGAGACCACCGGCATCGTGAACAACCGCGCCTGCCCCGGCGCGACCTGCCAGGCCGGGTTCCACACCTACCGGTTCGAATGGGACGCGAGCACCAGCCCGCAGGTCTTCCGCTGGTTCGTCGACGGCCAGCAGTTCCATTCGGTCAGCCAGAACCAGCTCGACGCGGGCACCTGGAACGCGATGACCAGCCATGCCGGCTACTTCGTCCTGCTCAACGTCGCGATCGGCGGCGCCTTCCCCAACAACAACTCCGGGACCACCACACCGGGACCCGGCATCGTGCCTGGCCGTCCGATGGTCGTCGACTACGTGACCGTGACGACCAAGGGATCAGGCGGCACCACCAATCCGACCACGCCGACGACTCCGACCACGCCGACCGGGCCCGGCGGCGGTGACGCGTACGGCACGATCCAGGCGGAGTCGTACACGCAGTCGGCCGGCGTGGCCAAGCAGACCACCTCGGACACCGGTGGCGGCCAGAACATCGGCCCGCTCGGCAACGGCGACTGGGCCATGTACCCGAATGTCGCTTTCGGCAGCAGCGCCGCCCACCAGTTCCAGGCCAGGGTCGCGTCCGGTGCGGGCGGCGGCGTGAGCGGGCTGGTCGAAGTCAGGCTCGACAGCCTGAGCAGCGCGCCGGTCGGCAGTTTCGCCGTCGCGAACACCGGCGGCTGGCAGAGCTGGCGCACCGTGCCAGCGAACATCAGCGCGATCACCGGCACACACAACGTCTATCTCACCTTCACGAGCGGACAGCCCGCCGACTACGTGAGCGTGAACTGGTTTACTTTCGCGCACTGA
- a CDS encoding cytochrome P450, whose amino-acid sequence MFDPRDPVFLADPYPAFAELRAEGEVHRHDGLGMAVTVSHAATSAVLRHRGLGRIWSDAQPLERFASFNLLHRNSLLESEPPAHTRLRKQISGAFARGHVQRLNERIAALASAMVDELAGKIAADGEADLLEFVAQPLPVAVIAELLGVPQADGPRMVAWSNAVVKMYEYGIPESERDAAEAAAGEFVDYVRSQASKPRSGDDLISDLLRSELTPDELVATAVLVLMAGHEATVNVLGNGVSALLTHRAEWERLVADRGLLDTCVEELIRFDAPLQLFERTATADVEIAGYRLSAGDKIGALLGAAARDPLVFRDPDTLDISRSPNAHLGFGAGIHYCVGAPLARVEISAALDALATRLPGLRLAAPPPRRPEFVIRGLRTLLVTA is encoded by the coding sequence ATGTTCGACCCCCGTGACCCCGTCTTCCTGGCCGATCCGTACCCGGCTTTCGCCGAGCTGCGTGCCGAGGGCGAAGTACATCGGCACGACGGTCTCGGCATGGCGGTGACCGTCTCGCACGCGGCGACCTCGGCGGTGCTGCGGCACCGGGGGCTCGGCCGGATCTGGAGCGACGCCCAGCCGTTGGAGCGCTTCGCGTCGTTCAACCTGCTGCACCGCAACTCGCTGCTGGAGAGCGAGCCGCCCGCGCACACCCGGCTGCGCAAGCAGATCTCGGGCGCGTTCGCGCGTGGCCATGTCCAGCGGCTGAACGAGCGGATCGCCGCGCTGGCGTCGGCGATGGTGGACGAGCTCGCCGGGAAGATCGCCGCGGACGGCGAGGCCGACCTGCTCGAGTTCGTGGCCCAGCCGTTGCCGGTCGCGGTGATCGCCGAACTGCTCGGCGTGCCGCAGGCCGATGGCCCGCGCATGGTCGCGTGGAGCAACGCCGTCGTGAAGATGTACGAGTACGGCATCCCCGAGTCCGAACGCGACGCGGCCGAAGCGGCGGCGGGCGAGTTCGTCGACTACGTCCGTTCGCAAGCCTCGAAGCCACGCTCTGGCGACGACCTGATCAGTGACCTGCTGCGCTCCGAGCTGACCCCCGACGAGCTGGTCGCGACGGCGGTGCTGGTGCTCATGGCCGGCCATGAGGCCACGGTCAACGTGCTCGGCAACGGCGTCTCCGCGCTGCTCACGCACCGCGCGGAGTGGGAACGGCTGGTCGCCGACCGCGGTCTGCTGGACACCTGCGTCGAGGAGCTCATCCGCTTCGACGCGCCGCTGCAGCTGTTCGAGCGGACGGCGACCGCGGACGTCGAAATCGCGGGCTACCGGCTCTCGGCAGGCGACAAGATCGGCGCGCTGCTGGGCGCGGCCGCCCGCGACCCGCTGGTCTTCCGCGACCCGGACACGCTCGACATCTCCCGCTCCCCGAACGCCCACCTGGGGTTCGGCGCGGGCATCCACTACTGCGTCGGCGCCCCGCTGGCCCGCGTCGAGATCTCGGCCGCGCTGGACGCACTGGCCACGCGCCTACCCGGCCTGCGCCTCGCCGCTCCCCCGCCCCGGCGCCCCGAGTTCGTGATCCGAGGCCTGCGAACCCTGCTGGTCACGGCCTGA
- a CDS encoding S49 family peptidase: MSVTDKLASRIPMLADRVEQKDVVAVVKLHGVITPSPSPLGRGAINLAAVESALTRAFAHDRLKAVALQINSPGGAPTQSGLVAERIRQLADKKNVPVLAFCEDVAASGGYWLACAADEIYAHRTSMVGSIGVISGGFGFTGLLERFGIERRLHTAGTNKSRLDPFSPEKPEDVEWLKKMHTQLHELFVEWVKERRGAKLSDSEDLFTGDVWLGQKAADLGLIDGVGSLREVLAERFPDAHISVAEPKKALLAKLGIGAPAAASAVLEAVTTKAAWSRFGL, encoded by the coding sequence ATGAGCGTCACGGACAAACTCGCCTCCCGAATCCCGATGCTGGCCGACCGGGTCGAGCAGAAAGACGTGGTGGCGGTGGTGAAGCTGCACGGCGTCATCACGCCGTCGCCGTCACCGCTGGGCAGGGGCGCGATCAACCTCGCCGCCGTGGAGTCGGCGCTGACCAGGGCGTTCGCGCACGACCGGCTCAAGGCGGTCGCGCTGCAGATCAACTCGCCCGGTGGCGCGCCGACGCAGTCCGGCCTGGTGGCCGAGCGGATCCGGCAGCTGGCCGACAAGAAGAACGTGCCGGTGCTGGCGTTCTGTGAGGACGTCGCCGCGTCGGGCGGGTACTGGCTGGCCTGCGCCGCGGACGAGATCTACGCGCACCGCACCTCGATGGTCGGCTCGATCGGCGTGATCAGCGGTGGTTTCGGCTTCACCGGGCTGCTCGAGCGCTTCGGCATCGAGCGGCGGCTGCACACCGCGGGCACCAACAAGTCACGGCTCGACCCGTTCAGCCCGGAGAAGCCGGAGGACGTCGAGTGGCTCAAGAAGATGCACACCCAGCTCCACGAGCTGTTCGTGGAGTGGGTGAAGGAGCGCCGGGGCGCGAAGCTCTCGGACTCGGAGGATCTGTTCACCGGCGACGTCTGGCTCGGCCAGAAGGCGGCCGACCTCGGGCTGATCGACGGCGTCGGCAGCCTGCGCGAGGTGCTGGCCGAGCGGTTCCCCGACGCCCACATTTCCGTTGCGGAGCCCAAAAAAGCGCTGCTCGCCAAGCTCGGCATCGGCGCGCCCGCCGCCGCTTCGGCGGTACTCGAAGCCGTCACCACGAAGGCCGCCTGGTCTCGCTTCGGCCTCTGA
- a CDS encoding LytTR family DNA-binding domain-containing protein has product MRITVSAQDDTRRLVVLAVDDEPHGLTALVHCLTSNPNIGKVFSAVDASEALRRLIASDGDELRARKERGLPPVDAVFSDIHMPGLSGMEMSRVFAALQPPPVLVFVTGHSEEAVNAFDLGAVDYVLKPFNQERLDKAVKRVLEKLNTRPMPQAAGGGPEPVKDDGEVIPVELAGTTKLIPRSSVRWVEAQGDYARLFTADGSHLVRIPLAQLEERWEKAGFVRIHRSFLVALPLITELRMAQGGYQVVIGNEEKVLPVSRRHTRELKDRLVGSGRNG; this is encoded by the coding sequence ATGCGAATCACTGTGAGTGCTCAAGATGACACCCGCCGGCTCGTCGTCCTCGCTGTTGACGACGAGCCCCACGGGCTGACCGCGTTAGTCCACTGCCTGACCAGCAACCCGAACATCGGGAAAGTGTTCAGCGCCGTGGACGCCTCCGAGGCCCTGCGCCGCCTCATCGCTTCCGACGGCGACGAACTGCGTGCCCGCAAGGAAAGGGGACTGCCGCCGGTCGACGCGGTGTTCTCCGACATTCACATGCCCGGCCTGTCCGGGATGGAGATGTCACGGGTGTTCGCCGCGCTGCAGCCGCCACCGGTGCTCGTGTTCGTCACGGGGCACTCCGAAGAGGCGGTCAACGCGTTCGATCTCGGCGCCGTCGACTACGTGCTCAAGCCGTTCAACCAGGAACGCCTGGACAAGGCCGTCAAGCGGGTGCTGGAAAAGCTGAACACCCGGCCGATGCCGCAGGCGGCCGGTGGCGGGCCGGAGCCGGTCAAGGACGACGGCGAGGTCATCCCCGTCGAGCTCGCGGGCACCACCAAGCTCATCCCGCGCTCCTCGGTGCGCTGGGTCGAAGCGCAGGGTGACTACGCGCGGTTGTTCACCGCCGACGGCAGTCACCTGGTCCGGATTCCGCTGGCACAGCTCGAAGAGCGGTGGGAGAAGGCGGGTTTCGTCCGCATCCACCGGTCCTTTCTGGTCGCCTTGCCACTGATCACCGAGCTGCGGATGGCACAGGGCGGTTACCAGGTGGTCATCGGCAACGAGGAGAAGGTGCTGCCGGTCAGCCGCCGCCACACCCGCGAGCTGAAGGACCGACTGGTCGGCTCCGGCCGAAACGGCTAG
- a CDS encoding DUF4328 domain-containing protein — MQPGQFPQPVRPQYRPIRVRWVATPPPGALPQRHAAPPERYHGPPRYATTPRWGFPNLTWRSPTAVPGTASDVQSPVQRLRVIARSTYGSLWFLACLALVAGGAEIWRYVLLVQSRDSALTTSVVEASDGLVVTAGLLATIFSLVPAALTLWWLFVARLAAADAAEEEPSRTSREVLLGMLVPGLNLVMAGSIMAELEHSVLRRSPDRRPTPSRLVFTWWGLWVLNWLLLAAALWWRMRDGIQAMADSVILVALTDFAAAALAITTAILVRRTTELLAPITLTKTSARQVLKVTGAPDPELRPTRAFNTRR; from the coding sequence ATGCAGCCAGGTCAGTTCCCGCAGCCGGTGCGGCCGCAGTACCGGCCGATCCGGGTCCGGTGGGTGGCGACGCCCCCACCGGGCGCGCTGCCGCAGCGCCACGCGGCCCCGCCGGAGCGCTACCACGGCCCGCCGCGCTACGCGACGACCCCGCGCTGGGGTTTCCCCAACCTGACCTGGCGTTCGCCGACCGCGGTACCCGGCACGGCCTCGGACGTCCAAAGTCCCGTCCAACGCCTGCGCGTGATCGCGCGCAGCACCTACGGCTCGCTGTGGTTCCTGGCCTGCCTGGCGCTGGTGGCCGGCGGCGCGGAGATCTGGCGCTACGTGCTGCTCGTGCAGTCCCGCGACTCGGCGCTGACCACGAGCGTGGTCGAAGCGTCCGACGGCCTCGTGGTCACAGCAGGCCTACTGGCGACGATCTTCTCCCTGGTCCCGGCGGCTTTGACGCTCTGGTGGCTCTTCGTCGCCCGCCTCGCGGCCGCCGACGCCGCCGAAGAAGAGCCGTCCCGCACCTCGCGCGAGGTGCTGCTCGGCATGCTCGTCCCCGGCCTCAACCTGGTGATGGCCGGCTCGATCATGGCCGAGCTGGAGCACTCGGTGCTCCGCCGCTCACCCGACCGCCGCCCGACCCCATCCCGCCTCGTCTTCACCTGGTGGGGCCTCTGGGTCCTGAACTGGCTCCTGCTCGCCGCCGCACTCTGGTGGCGCATGCGCGACGGCATCCAGGCCATGGCCGATTCCGTCATCCTCGTCGCCCTCACCGACTTCGCCGCCGCCGCGCTCGCCATCACCACGGCGATCCTCGTCCGCCGCACGACCGAACTCCTGGCGCCGATCACCCTGACCAAGACGTCGGCCCGCCAAGTCCTGAAGGTCACCGGCGCCCCCGACCCGGAGCTCCGCCCGACCCGGGCCTTCAACACCCGCCGCTAG